The nucleotide window GAGCTGAATCGATTTCCTTGACCGTGCCTGTCGGGAAGAGTATCATGGTGGTGCGGTTTTCACTTTCACTCTTTACTGGAGGGTGTGTCATGCGGAACCTGACGACCGAGCTCGCGGAGAAGGCGGGGATCGCGCTCGAGGAGGCGAAGCAGATCCTCAACGACGTCGCCGTTCCCGAGGTGCTCTCGGAGGAGGACCTGCTCGACGTCCGTGGTGGCAACGGCACCGGCGCGGTGCTGTAAACCCCGGATGCAGTGACCGCAGGATGTCGTGAGGCCCCCACTTCCCGGGGCTCCCACCCGTCACGCCCTCCCGGCGCGCCACCCCTGGCCCGCGGAACGGACCCATGCAGAGGAACCAGACCACTCCCCGCGACACCGCGCTGGAGCTTCTCGCATCGTTGCGCGCCCACGACTACTGGACGGAGCGGATGCAGCTGCTCGCCGCGGAGGACGGCCGCGAGCGGTTCCTCGCGCACGTCGCCCGCGCCGTCCCGTATTACCAACGCCTTTTCGGGTCCGGCCAGCCCCCCTCCAGCGACGACTTCCCCCTGACTGGGCGCGCCGAGCGGGTGCTGGGCCGCGCGGAGTTCCGCGCCGAGCCGCCGGAGGGGGCGCCCCCCCTGCTCCCGCGCACCACCAGCGGGACCACGGGCACCCCGCTCACCGTGCTCCTCGACCAACCTACCTTCTTTCACATCAACGACGCGATCTACGGGGAGTACGCGGACATCCACCGCGTCCGCGACGCCCTGCGCCCCGGCGAGGTGGGGATCACGCTGGTCACCAACAAGCCGCATCAGCTGCGGACGGAGGTCCCGGTCATCTCACTGCATGGCGCCTCGTTCCGGCGGCTGGTGGTCGGCCGTAGCGCTGAAGAGGACGCCGCCGCGGTGAGCGAGCTCCGGGCCGCGCCGCCCCCAATGCTCTACGGAAAGCCCACCTACCTCCTAGATCTGGCGGAGGTGGAGGAGCGCCTGGACGGCACTCCGCGGATCCGCCCGCTCACTCTCATCACCGCCGGCGAGAACCTGTTCCCGGACGACCGCCGCCGCCTGGAGGAGTGGTTCGGGTGCGCGGTGCTCGACTCGTACGCCTCGACCGAAGGCGGGCTGGTGGCGTCGGAGTGCCCGCACCGCTGTGGGCTGCACCTCCGCGGGGACCGGGTGGAGCTGGAGGTGCTAGGGGACGACGGGCGCCTCGCGCGCGAGGGGACCGGCGAGCTTGTGCTCACTAACAAGCTGAACTGGGGGATGCCCTTCGTGCACTACCGCACCGGGGACTGCGGCACGCTCCGGGAGGCGGCCTGCGCGTGCGGTTACTCAGGGCCGTCGCTCGTGGAGTTCCCCGGGCGCGAGGCGCGCTGGTTCCGGACGCCGCGGGAGGAGCGATTCGATCCGCGACGCCTGGAGCCGCTCTTCACCGCGCTTCCGGTCCGCGGGTTCCAGGTCGTCCAGCGGGGCGACGCGCGCTTCCTGGTCCGGTTCGTGGCCGCGGGCCCCGCCGCGGAAATCGACCTCCCTCTGCGCGAGTCGCTCCGCCGCCAGCTGGGAGAGGTGGAGCTGGAGCTGGAGGCTGTCCCACGCCTCGTCGGCCCGGGCGGCAAGTGCCGCCGTTTCGCGGTCGAGGCCCCCTAGTGCGGCTTCAATGCAGGTGCTCGGGTTGTATGCTTCGTACGCATGAAGCAACCCAAGTATGTACGAGCACTTGCGGCGGAAGAGCGGCG belongs to Longimicrobiaceae bacterium and includes:
- a CDS encoding AMP-binding protein: MQRNQTTPRDTALELLASLRAHDYWTERMQLLAAEDGRERFLAHVARAVPYYQRLFGSGQPPSSDDFPLTGRAERVLGRAEFRAEPPEGAPPLLPRTTSGTTGTPLTVLLDQPTFFHINDAIYGEYADIHRVRDALRPGEVGITLVTNKPHQLRTEVPVISLHGASFRRLVVGRSAEEDAAAVSELRAAPPPMLYGKPTYLLDLAEVEERLDGTPRIRPLTLITAGENLFPDDRRRLEEWFGCAVLDSYASTEGGLVASECPHRCGLHLRGDRVELEVLGDDGRLAREGTGELVLTNKLNWGMPFVHYRTGDCGTLREAACACGYSGPSLVEFPGREARWFRTPREERFDPRRLEPLFTALPVRGFQVVQRGDARFLVRFVAAGPAAEIDLPLRESLRRQLGEVELELEAVPRLVGPGGKCRRFAVEAP